AATAGGATCAGGAGCTCTCTTTCTTTTTCAGTTAGCTTCCCAAAGTTCGCAAGCTCAAGTAAAACTTTCCAATTTGTCGATATGCCGCTCTCTTCTGCCTTTCTGAGGATTGATGAACACCTAGCATGAGCATACTGGATATAAGGAGCGCTTTCTCCTTCAAAGTTAAGTACATCCTCCCATCTGAAGACTATCTTTTTATCTGGGCTATATTTTATCATGTTATACCTGACAGCCCCTATACCGACCTTCTGGGCTATCTCCTCTTTTTCATCCTCGGTCAGGTTCGGATTCTTCTCTTCAACAAGCTCTCTTGCCCTCTTGATAGCCTCCTCCAGAACTTCATCAACTGTAAATCCTACCCAAGTACCTTTTCTTCCAGAGAACTTCCCTTCTGGCCTCTCAACATGCTCATAGGCTAGATGATGGAAGTTCTCAGCGGCATCCTTATACCCAAGCAATTCTAAAGCATATTTCACAGCCAGCTGAGGATGCCTTTGCTCAGCCCCAATGACATTTATAACAACATCTGCCCCACCAAACCTTCCAGGCATTGACTCTCCATCCGGGGCAGTTGTCCAAGTGTGGAAGTCCCACTTCTTGTAAAGAAGGTCAACTTCAACTTTCCCAAACTTCCAGAGATGGTAAGCTATATCCTTTCCAGTATATGTCGCCGTTCCATCGCTTCTCCTTAACACCATGTAGGGATTCTTCATGTCTGGGAACAGCTTCGATAAATCCATTACAAATGCTCCCTTGTACTTTCCGTCTTTTGGGACATAAAAGTTCTCATTTTTCTCCAGCAGTTCGATTGCAATCTCAAATAGCCTTCTTGAGACTATATCACTTTCCCAAACTAGAAGATCATACGTTATGCCGAGCCTATAGGTTGTATCCATCTGAGCCCTAACTACTTCCTCCGCGAGTTTTCTTCCTTCGAAATCTCCCTCCTCTAGTTTTCTCATTAGCTCTCGTATTTCTTCCTCAATTTTAGGGTTCTCTTCAATTAGCTTGTTAACTTCGACATATAAGAGTCCTAAAGCATGATCGATTGGATTATCCTTGAGCTTCCTTTCCCTAAGTGTGTTCATTAACTCCTCAAATTTTTCCCTCATATTGAGGTAGCCCCAGTAAACTTGGGCAAACTGAACGCCGAGATCATCAATATAGTTCTGAACTTCAACGGTATATCCCAGAAACTTCAATATCCTTGCCATCGTGTCTCCCAAAATGGCGTTTCTTGCATGGCCCATATGAAGAGGCTTTGTAGGATTAACGGAGGTGTGCTCTACTATAACCTTCTTTCCCTTACCAATATCACTTCTCCCATAATCGGTTTCTTTCCCTAGAATCTCGCTGATTAATAGTCTTGCAAATTCAGCATAGTCTAGGAAAAAGTTTACATACCCGTTCACAGCCTTTACGTCCTTTATCCCTCTAGGGAGCTGAGATTTCAACTCTCTTGCTATTTCTTCAGCTATTTCCATTGGAGATCTTCTTAAAATCCTCGCCAACTGAAATGCAACCGCTGTACCAAAATCACCCATTTCGGGATTAGGAGTGTCAGCAAATTCAATTTTCCCTTCCCATTCTGGAGCTAATTTCTTAATAACTTCCTCCAATGACTTTTCTGCCTCAATCTTAATCTTATCGAGCATCCCAGACACCTCACTTTATTTTAAACCTCAGAAGTGCAGCTATTCCTCCAAGGGCCTTAAGTTTATCGCCTCCTTCATGCTCTGAACTGACAACTAAAACCTTTGCCCTAAGATTCCTAGCAAGCTCCATGAGCTCTTCTATCTTTTCCCTAGCTTCGCCTTTTAATAATTCGTCAAGAACTAAAAGAACATCAACGGCCCCATAGTTGATCGCTTCTTCAACTTCCCTAAGGCCATATGCAACGGGGCCGTTCTTTGCTATCTCTTCAATGACTTTTTCCACAAAATGTATTTCCTTAGATACCCTGCTCTCCGCGTAAACTTTGTCAACGGTTCCCCTCTTTATGACTTCGTAAATGCCCGTTCGTCCTCCCATACTAGTGTCATCTGTAACAACTCTTTTTGCAAGCTCTGGGTAGTTCTCTTTCAGAAATTTTACAAAATCCTCCTTGTAAAATCCTGGACCAGCTACTATTGCCTTTTCTATGTTTTCTCTTTCAAAAAGTTCTAACATTGTTTTTGCAATATCATGGAAAAACCTTGCCTCTTCTTCTTCCCTTTTAACGTTGTATCTTTTTCCTCCAATGTTATACCTTATTGAAGCTATGAAATCTAGGCCATACTCCCTAACTATAGCAATCTCCGCTTCTCCATCCTCAATTACAACTATCATTACCTTAGCCCTTTTAGACGCCTCAACGGCCTCTTTTATTCTCTCTATATGATGGCTTCTCCATTTCTCTTTCTGGATTGTCACTACAGTTCCAGGTTCAATAGCTATCGTGTGGTATTTCCCAAGCGGGACGTCCTCTCTGCTAGCATAGACTATTGGTCCAGTAACTCTTAACTGATTTGCAAATCTATGAAGGTTAACTTTCTCAACCCTTACTCCCAGAAACACGGGAATAACTTCAACTTTTTCAGGCCTCAATGAATCTCCACGCTGGGATTGTTTTCTAAGGGTTTTCGCGTAAACTATATCCCCCTCATTAATAACGTGATAAAGGTGCCATAAGTCATCAAGCGTCTCGACTTTTATTTTAACCTTTCCTTCTTTAGGCTTTTCTTCTAGAATTTCCATGACAAATCACCTCATTTCCAGCCAAATTCCGATAAGAATTTCCTTTTAAGCCTTTTTATAGTTCCAGACACCCCAAGTGTTCTTATCATTACTCTCTTCTCTCGCCAAGAAGAAACAAGGGTAAGTGAAAATCTTATCTCCTCTACGTAATTCCTATCACACCTAAGAATTCCAGTCTGGCTCTTCTCGTCAAATTTTACTAACCATGGCTTTGCTTTTGCAGTTCCAAGCTCCCCCAAAGTTCTAAGGACTGCATTCCAGATAAGTTCCTTTATATCATCTTTCGTTAGAGTATCTTCAGCGATTATCTGAAACGCTATATACCTATGCTTATCTCTCATTGTAGGAGGAAGCGTCTTTGGCTTATCGTTCATGGTTTGAGTTTAGGACAGTTCAATTAAAATACTTCCTCTGAATTTTACTACTGCATTTCGTAGCACAAAAGGTTTATATACCTTTCGGTATTCGTAGTTATATTGAAGGGGGTTCTCGAACCGCCGGCGGGGGTGTTGTGGTGAGTAAGCAAAGAGTTTGTCCTGTTTGTGGGTCAACTGAGTTTATCTACGACCCCGAAAGGGGTGAAATCGTCTGCGCACGGTGTGGATATGTAATTGAGGAGAACATAATTGACATGGGTCCAGAATGGCGTGCATTTGACGCTTCTCAGCGTGAAAGAAGGTCAAGAACTGGAGCTCCAGAGAGCATACTTCTTCATGACAAAGGACTCTCAACCGACATAGGAATTGACAGGTCACTAACAGGATTAATGAGAGAAAAGATGTACAGGCTAAGAAAATGGCAGTCTAGACTCAGAGTAAGCGATGCTGCCGAGAGAAATCTTGCATTTGCCCTAAGTGAGCTCGATAGAATAACAAGCCAACTTAAGCTTCCAAAACACGTTGAAGAAGAAGCGGCAAGGCTTTATAGAGAAGCCGTGAGAAAAGGGCTTATTAGAGGAAGGTCAATCGAAAGTGTTATTGCAGCCTGTGTATATGCTGCTTGTAGGCTCCTCAAAGTACCCAGGACATTAGATGAAATATCTGATATAGCAAGAGTAGAAAAGAAGGAAATCGGAAGGAGCTACCGTTTTATTGCCAGAAACTTAAATCTCACTCCCAAAAAGTTATTCGTGAAACCAACTGACTATGTTAACAAGTTTGCAGATGAACTGGGCCTTAGTGAGAAAGTTAGAAGGAGGGCTATAGAAATTCTTGAGGAGGCATACAGAAGGGGACTTACTAGTGGAAAGAGTCCTGCTGGGCTTGTTGCTGCAGCTTTATATATAGCATCTCTTCTAGAAGGTGAAAAGAGAACGCAAAGAGAGGTTGCAGAAGTTGCAAGAGTCACTGAGGTAACCGTAAGAAACAGATACAAAGAGCTCGTAGAAAAACTTGGAATCAAAGTCCCCATGACATGAATTTCTTTACTATTCCTCTTTTCTCTAAAATTTGTAAAGGGAAAGACTTTTATTGGCGCCGGGGCGGGGATTTGAACCCCGGTGGGCAAACGCCCACGGGCTCTCCAGGCCCGCGCCTTCCCTGGCTAGGCTACCCCGGCACACTCCCAACAGTAAATAGAATTAGAGGGATTATAAACTTTTCATGAGATGAGTTCAATTTCAATTGTAACGTCTTCAGGAACGCGGATTCTCATGATTTGCCTCATAGCTCTCTCATCAGCTTCAATATCAATGAGCCTCTTATGAATTCTAAGCTCCCATCTGTCGAAGGTAGCTGAACCCTCTCCGTCGGGGCTCTTCCTTGTAACTATCCTTATCCTTTTGGTGGGAAGAGGTATTGGCCCGCTCATTCTCACTCCAGTTCTCTCAGCTATTTGCTTTATCTGATTTGCAACCTCATCAAGAGAGCGGACATTTGTACTTGCAAGCTTAATCCTTGCTTTCTGCATAAAAATCACCCCAGAGAATTAATAAAGAAGGGAGAAGAAATCACTCACCCTTCTGGATTGAGATTACCATACCTGCGGCGATTGTCATACCCATGTCTCTGATAGCGAATCTACCGAGCTGTGGGATCTCCTTGAAGGGCTCAAGGACTACTGGCTTCATTGGCCTAAGGATAACGATTGCTGGGTCACCAGTCTTGATGAACTGTGGGTTCTCTTCAACAATGTTACCTGTCTTTGGATCAAGCTTTGCTAGGAGCTGCTCAAACCTAACTGGAACCTGAGCAGTGTGAGCGTGAAGGACTGGGCTGTAACCAACGGTAATTGCTGTTGGGTGGTTGAGGACATAAATCTGTGCCTTGAAGGTGTCCTTTGTCCTGACGACTGTTGGTGGCTTGTCGGTGTGTCCAGCAACGTCACCTCTCTTAATATCGTTCTTGCTAACACCTCTGACGTTGAATCCGATGTTGTCACCTGGAAGAGCCTCTTGGAGTGGCTCGTGGTGCATCTCGATGGACTTGACTTCACCCTGTATGGGCTTGTGGAAGATCGTTGATGCTGGCTCAAAGATTACGACATCACCGACCTTAAGCTTACCAGTCTCTACTCTACCAACTGGAACAGTACCGACACCCTT
This is a stretch of genomic DNA from Pyrococcus sp. ST04. It encodes these proteins:
- a CDS encoding transcription initiation factor IIB: MSKQRVCPVCGSTEFIYDPERGEIVCARCGYVIEENIIDMGPEWRAFDASQRERRSRTGAPESILLHDKGLSTDIGIDRSLTGLMREKMYRLRKWQSRLRVSDAAERNLAFALSELDRITSQLKLPKHVEEEAARLYREAVRKGLIRGRSIESVIAACVYAACRLLKVPRTLDEISDIARVEKKEIGRSYRFIARNLNLTPKKLFVKPTDYVNKFADELGLSEKVRRRAIEILEEAYRRGLTSGKSPAGLVAAALYIASLLEGEKRTQREVAEVARVTEVTVRNRYKELVEKLGIKVPMT
- a CDS encoding arginine--tRNA ligase; this translates as MLDKIKIEAEKSLEEVIKKLAPEWEGKIEFADTPNPEMGDFGTAVAFQLARILRRSPMEIAEEIARELKSQLPRGIKDVKAVNGYVNFFLDYAEFARLLISEILGKETDYGRSDIGKGKKVIVEHTSVNPTKPLHMGHARNAILGDTMARILKFLGYTVEVQNYIDDLGVQFAQVYWGYLNMREKFEELMNTLRERKLKDNPIDHALGLLYVEVNKLIEENPKIEEEIRELMRKLEEGDFEGRKLAEEVVRAQMDTTYRLGITYDLLVWESDIVSRRLFEIAIELLEKNENFYVPKDGKYKGAFVMDLSKLFPDMKNPYMVLRRSDGTATYTGKDIAYHLWKFGKVEVDLLYKKWDFHTWTTAPDGESMPGRFGGADVVINVIGAEQRHPQLAVKYALELLGYKDAAENFHHLAYEHVERPEGKFSGRKGTWVGFTVDEVLEEAIKRARELVEEKNPNLTEDEKEEIAQKVGIGAVRYNMIKYSPDKKIVFRWEDVLNFEGESAPYIQYAHARCSSILRKAEESGISTNWKVLLELANFGKLTEKERELLILLAKFPEVVRQAGEDVKPHLIAWYANELASLFNKFYMDHPVIKAERGIREARLLLVMAVRQVLRNALWLMGIEAPDKM
- the rpsJ gene encoding 30S ribosomal protein S10 — its product is MQKARIKLASTNVRSLDEVANQIKQIAERTGVRMSGPIPLPTKRIRIVTRKSPDGEGSATFDRWELRIHKRLIDIEADERAMRQIMRIRVPEDVTIEIELIS
- a CDS encoding mRNA surveillance protein pelota, whose amino-acid sequence is MEILEEKPKEGKVKIKVETLDDLWHLYHVINEGDIVYAKTLRKQSQRGDSLRPEKVEVIPVFLGVRVEKVNLHRFANQLRVTGPIVYASREDVPLGKYHTIAIEPGTVVTIQKEKWRSHHIERIKEAVEASKRAKVMIVVIEDGEAEIAIVREYGLDFIASIRYNIGGKRYNVKREEEEARFFHDIAKTMLELFERENIEKAIVAGPGFYKEDFVKFLKENYPELAKRVVTDDTSMGGRTGIYEVIKRGTVDKVYAESRVSKEIHFVEKVIEEIAKNGPVAYGLREVEEAINYGAVDVLLVLDELLKGEAREKIEELMELARNLRAKVLVVSSEHEGGDKLKALGGIAALLRFKIK
- a CDS encoding ribonuclease P protein component 2; its protein translation is MNDKPKTLPPTMRDKHRYIAFQIIAEDTLTKDDIKELIWNAVLRTLGELGTAKAKPWLVKFDEKSQTGILRCDRNYVEEIRFSLTLVSSWREKRVMIRTLGVSGTIKRLKRKFLSEFGWK